The Ornithinimicrobium sufpigmenti genome includes the window GGCCCGGTGGCCGCCTCCGCCCTGCACCGCGAGCAGCCGCTGCCGGCCACGAGGGCCACGGAAGGCACGGCGGGAGGCGCCGCCGCCACGCTGGTGCGCTGCTTCGTCCTCGGGCTGCCGGTCGGTTCGTTGGACCTGGAGGTGGCCCTGCCCAGGACCGGGGTCGGGGGGTTGCTCGGCCTCGGGCTCGTCCGCCGGAGCGCCGACGGAGAGGGTGGTCACCGGGTCACTGTGCGGGCGACGTGCGACCTGCGGCCCTACGGGACCGAGCAGGAGACCTGGTGGGTGGCCTCGGACCTCTCCGAGCTGGCCGTGGGTGGGCCGCTGCCGACCGACCACGTGCTGGGGATCGGCGGTGCCTCGACCACCCTCGCGTCCTGGACCCCCCGTCCGCGGGTCGGCCGTGCGCTCGACCTCGGGACGGGGTGCGGGGTGCAGGCGCTGCACCTGGCCGGGCACACGGGCGAGCGGACCGTGACCGACCTCTCGGACCGGGCGCTGGCGTTCGCGCGGTTCACCCTGGCGCTCAACGGGGTCGACGCGGACGTGCGGCACGGCAGCCTGCTGGAACCGGTGCAGGGGGAGCGGTTCGACCTCATCGTGACGAACCCGCCCTTCGTCATCACCCCCCGCCGTGCCGACGTGCCTCTCTACGAGTACCGCGACGGCGGGGAGGCGGGTGACGCCCTCGTCGCCGGTCTGGTGCGTGACCTTCCGGACCACCTCGAGCCCGGCGGTGTGGCCCAGCTGCTGGCCAACTGGGAGCTGCGGACCGGGGAGGACTGGCGGGAGCGGGTCGGCGGATGGCTGGCCGGCACGGGGCTGGACGCCTGGGTGGTGCAGCGGGAGGTGCAGGACGTGGCCGAGTATGCCGAGACGTGGGCCCGCGACGGCGGGCACCGGCCGGGCACGCCCGGGTTCGAGGTCCTGTATGCCGCGTGGCTGGACGACTTCGCCGCACGGGGCGTGGAGCGGGTGGGCTTCGGCGTGCTCACGCTCCAGCGCCCCGCCACCGTGCGGGAGCCGTGGCTCGACCTCGTCGAGGTCCCGCACCCGGTCGCCGCGCCGATGGGACCCACGATCCTGGCCGGGCTGCAGGCCCGGACCTGGCTGGCGGAGCACGACGAGGATGACCTGCTGGACGTCGCCTGGCGGGTGACGGACGACGTCACCGAACAGCGGGTCGGCCGACCCGGAGCCGTCGACCCTGCCGTGATCCAGCTCCGACAAGGCGGCGGGCTACGTCGGGTGGTGCGCCTGGACACCCTGGGCGCGGGCCTGGTGGGGGCCTGTGACGGCGAG containing:
- a CDS encoding DUF7059 domain-containing protein is translated as MSSDPTPSHPRTHPAPLPPPTATSPLVLAGLREDLRRAAYTVEGLDGLLGPVAASALHREQPLPATRATEGTAGGAAATLVRCFVLGLPVGSLDLEVALPRTGVGGLLGLGLVRRSADGEGGHRVTVRATCDLRPYGTEQETWWVASDLSELAVGGPLPTDHVLGIGGASTTLASWTPRPRVGRALDLGTGCGVQALHLAGHTGERTVTDLSDRALAFARFTLALNGVDADVRHGSLLEPVQGERFDLIVTNPPFVITPRRADVPLYEYRDGGEAGDALVAGLVRDLPDHLEPGGVAQLLANWELRTGEDWRERVGGWLAGTGLDAWVVQREVQDVAEYAETWARDGGHRPGTPGFEVLYAAWLDDFAARGVERVGFGVLTLQRPATVREPWLDLVEVPHPVAAPMGPTILAGLQARTWLAEHDEDDLLDVAWRVTDDVTEQRVGRPGAVDPAVIQLRQGGGLRRVVRLDTLGAGLVGACDGELTARQLCSGLAVLTEASVDDVVPAVLPLLRELVADGLLR